From a region of the Solanum stenotomum isolate F172 chromosome 2, ASM1918654v1, whole genome shotgun sequence genome:
- the LOC125856510 gene encoding uncharacterized protein LOC125856510, protein MGLQTDIYPSHGVKQQHSYYDDNDYYSSEDNYYSSNGSSMQMKKPYGYPTTTPTQNHHMMMSHAGYSHDGNMSHDSANISSYGSSGMQHSSNTNGGYGSSGMQHSSNPNGGYGSSGMQHSSHANAGYGSGMYGSAMQQSSHMNGGYGSGMQHASHMSGGYGSGMQHSSHMNGGYGSGMQHSSQMNGAYGGGMHHSSHMNGRYGGGMHESSHTHMSRGVENDSDRKPGYYEQHNNNTDHMWNMKSLND, encoded by the coding sequence ATGGGTCTCCAAACTGATATATATCCTTCTCATGGCGTCAAACAGCAGCATAGCTACTATGACGATAACGACTACTACTCCTCGGAGGATAATTATTACAGCAGCAATGGCTCAAGCATGCAAATGAAGAAGCCTTATGGTTATCCCACCACTACTCCAACCCAAAATCATCACATGATGATGAGCCATGCCGGCTATAGCCACGATGGGAACATGTCTCATGATTCTGCTAATATTTCCAGCTATGGATCAAGTGGAATGCAACACTCTTCCAACACGAACGGTGGCTATGGATCAAGTGGAATGCAACACTCTTCCAACCCGAACGGTGGCTATGGATCAAGTGGAATGCAACACTCTTCCCACGCCAATGCTGGCTATGGGAGTGGAATGTATGGAAGTGCAATGCAACAATCTTCCCACATGAACGGTGGCTATGGAAGCGGAATGCAGCATGCTTCCCACATGAGTGGTGGCTATGGAAGCGGAATGCAACATTCATCCCACATGAATGGTGGCTACGGCAGTGGAATGCAACACTCTTCGCAGATGAATGGTGCTTATGGGGGTGGGATGCACCACTCTTCACACATGAATGGTCGTTATGGAGGTGGGATGCATGAATCTTCCCACACACATATGTCCAGGGGTGTAGAGAACGATTCCGATAGGAAGCCTGGTTACTATGAACAGCATAACAATAATACTGATCATATGTGGAACATGAAGAGTTTGAATGACTAA